The Subtercola sp. PAMC28395 genome segment TTCAGGTGCTTCTGCAACAGCACGGTGCCGAGCCACCGGTTGAATTTGAAGCCGACCTTGCCGAGCCTGCCGACCTCGACGAAGCCGAAACTCTCGTGGAGCCTGATCGAGCCCTCGGCGCCCTTGTCGACGATCACCGCGAGAACTTCCTTGATTCCCGCGGCCTTAGACCGGGTGAGGAGCTCTTTCATCAGCGCCTTGCCGAGACCCTTGCCCGTGGCTGCCGGCCCGAGGTAGATCGAATCCTCGACGGTTCGGCGGTACGCCGCCTTCTGCTTCCAGGGCGAGACGTAGGCGAACCCGAGCACGGTCGAGGTCGGCGAGACCGCCACCAGGAACGGCATGCTCAGCTTGGAGACCCAGGTGAACTTCGCCCGCCACTCTTTGAGCGTCATGGCGTCTTCATCGAACGTCACAACGGTGTTTGCCACGTAGTGGTTGTAGATCTCGCGCACATACGGCATGTCTGCGAGAGTCGCATCGCGGATCGTGAACTCGAAGACCGGCTCGGGTTGCACCGGAGGGCGTAGGTGAACGGGCAGCTGGCGACGGGGCTGGTATTCCTCTTCAAGCATGGCAGCAGCCTAATGGGCAATGGCCCCGTTGGCCCATGAAGGCGCGAGGGTGACGGCCGGCAGCGTGAGGCTGCCGGTCACTCGCCGTCAATCGACCAGTCGATCGGCGCTGCACCCTGCTCGATCAACAACGCGTTTGCCCGACTGAACGGCCGCGAACCGAAGAATCCACGGCGAGCAGAGAGCGGACTCGGGTGCGCAGACTCGATCACCGGTACCTCCCCGAGCAGCGGACGGAGCGTGGCCGCATCCTTGCCCCAGAGAATTGCGACAAGCGGAGTGTTCCGGGCAACCAGCGCCCTGATCGCCTGGTCGGTGACCGCCTCCCAGCCGCCACCCCGATGCGAAGCTGCCTGACCCGGCTGCACGGTGAGCACCCGGTTGAGCAACATCACACCGTGCCGCGACCACGCCGTGAGGTCACCGTGCACGGCCGGAGCCTGGCCGAGGTCGTCGTTCAGTTCCCGATAGATGTTCTGAAGACTCCGGGGCAGCGGCGCGACCCGCCTGTCGACAGCAAACGACAAGCCGATCGGATGCCCGGGG includes the following:
- a CDS encoding GNAT family N-acetyltransferase → MLEEEYQPRRQLPVHLRPPVQPEPVFEFTIRDATLADMPYVREIYNHYVANTVVTFDEDAMTLKEWRAKFTWVSKLSMPFLVAVSPTSTVLGFAYVSPWKQKAAYRRTVEDSIYLGPAATGKGLGKALMKELLTRSKAAGIKEVLAVIVDKGAEGSIRLHESFGFVEVGRLGKVGFKFNRWLGTVLLQKHLK
- a CDS encoding uracil-DNA glycosylase, with the protein product MDPGWAAALLPVAPQIQQMGEFLRAEVAAGRGYQPAGDDVFRAFRYPFGEVQVLIVGQDPYPTPGHPIGLSFAVDRRVAPLPRSLQNIYRELNDDLGQAPAVHGDLTAWSRHGVMLLNRVLTVQPGQAASHRGGGWEAVTDQAIRALVARNTPLVAILWGKDAATLRPLLGEVPVIESAHPSPLSARRGFFGSRPFSRANALLIEQGAAPIDWSIDGE